A genomic window from Caballeronia sp. SBC1 includes:
- a CDS encoding glycosyltransferase family 4 protein, translated as MRHDLDEAVIDPVRVTLDPVGLLPPAVQDTPPRHRARIAKRVPRVAIVHDWLVAFAGAEKVLEQIVMCFPDADLFSVVDFMEERTWMRGKKVTTSFIQKLPQAKKRYRSYLPLMPLAIEQLDVSGYDLVISSSHAVAKGVLTGPDQIHVSYVHSPIRYAWDLQHQYLKQSNLTAGVKSLLARMVLHYMRNWDIRTSNSVDHFIANSAFIARRINKVYHRDSHVIFPPVDVEAFQLCEVKENFYLTASRMVPYKKIDLIVEAFAKMPERKLVVIGDGPDMRKIRDKATPNVEIMGYQPFSVLQDKMRRAKAFVFAAEEDFGISVVEAQACGTPVIAYGKGGALETVLDSSHARPTGLFFDEQTTAAIIDAVEGFELGAVKINPADCRANAERFSHKHFRDGLRAYVQSVAPNFMLAPPAMPPVPAVEAVAKAAASQQDQDHEEADAMRVLAVDQSGVLGGAELSLLEVMKNMRGTNETVLFDDGPFRIALEAVGIKVDVLDGAGLGGLSKDGGMKRPGAGMIGGVMSLVRGTLEKSRNSDVIYVNTQRAMVVGAIAGLISRRPVVWHLRDIVSPEHFGKTQLTIIKWCTKLMLDRVIANSTASAVALTALTRMKEERLDVVFNGISAEPFTELESVAQHELRARFGLPQDAFLVGSFSRLARWKGQHILLEALLEAPEMHAVLVGAALFGEDAYEAELRAYVLEHGLADRVHFLGFQNDIAACMKAVDVVAHTSISPEPFGRVIIEGMLAKRPIVAARAGGVTDIVEDRENGILCTPGDVHALAGALGELSSDAGLRNRLVEQGYANAINRFGTERYVESVQKILSDVAGKSRLKRS; from the coding sequence ATGAGACATGATCTCGATGAAGCGGTTATCGACCCGGTGCGAGTGACGCTCGACCCCGTCGGCCTGCTGCCGCCAGCCGTGCAGGACACGCCGCCCCGGCACCGCGCGAGAATCGCGAAACGGGTGCCGCGGGTCGCCATCGTGCATGACTGGCTCGTCGCTTTCGCCGGCGCTGAGAAGGTGCTCGAACAGATCGTCATGTGCTTTCCCGATGCTGATCTTTTCAGCGTCGTGGACTTCATGGAAGAGCGGACGTGGATGCGTGGCAAGAAGGTCACGACCTCGTTCATCCAGAAGCTGCCGCAGGCGAAAAAGCGTTACCGCTCGTATCTACCGCTTATGCCGCTTGCGATCGAACAGCTCGATGTGTCCGGCTATGACCTCGTTATCTCAAGCAGCCATGCGGTGGCCAAGGGCGTGCTGACCGGTCCCGATCAGATTCACGTGAGCTACGTGCATTCGCCCATTCGCTATGCGTGGGATCTGCAGCATCAGTACTTGAAGCAATCGAATCTCACGGCCGGCGTGAAGTCGCTGCTCGCGCGCATGGTGCTGCATTACATGCGTAACTGGGACATTCGCACGTCGAATTCGGTGGACCATTTCATCGCGAATTCGGCGTTCATCGCCCGACGGATCAACAAGGTCTATCACCGCGATTCGCACGTGATCTTTCCGCCCGTCGATGTCGAGGCGTTTCAGCTTTGCGAGGTGAAAGAGAACTTCTATCTGACGGCGTCGCGGATGGTGCCGTACAAGAAGATCGATTTGATCGTGGAAGCATTTGCGAAGATGCCGGAGCGCAAGCTGGTCGTGATCGGCGACGGCCCCGACATGCGCAAGATCCGCGACAAGGCCACGCCGAACGTCGAGATCATGGGCTATCAGCCGTTCTCCGTTTTGCAGGACAAGATGCGGCGCGCGAAGGCGTTCGTGTTTGCGGCCGAAGAGGACTTCGGCATCTCGGTGGTCGAGGCGCAAGCGTGCGGAACGCCAGTGATCGCGTACGGCAAGGGCGGCGCGCTGGAGACCGTGCTGGATAGTTCGCACGCGCGCCCGACGGGCCTCTTCTTCGATGAACAGACGACCGCCGCGATCATCGACGCAGTGGAAGGTTTCGAACTCGGCGCGGTGAAGATCAATCCAGCGGATTGCCGCGCGAATGCCGAGCGTTTTTCGCACAAGCATTTCCGCGATGGTCTTCGCGCTTATGTGCAAAGCGTTGCGCCTAACTTTATGCTCGCGCCACCTGCCATGCCGCCGGTGCCGGCCGTCGAGGCGGTGGCTAAGGCCGCGGCTTCGCAGCAGGACCAGGATCACGAAGAGGCCGACGCAATGCGCGTTCTCGCCGTCGATCAAAGCGGTGTGCTGGGCGGCGCGGAACTCTCGTTGCTTGAAGTCATGAAGAACATGCGCGGCACCAATGAGACCGTGTTATTCGATGACGGCCCGTTTCGCATCGCGCTCGAAGCGGTGGGGATCAAAGTTGATGTGCTCGACGGCGCCGGGCTCGGCGGCTTGAGCAAGGACGGCGGGATGAAGCGGCCGGGCGCGGGCATGATCGGCGGCGTCATGAGCCTCGTGCGCGGCACGCTGGAAAAGTCGCGCAACTCCGATGTGATCTACGTGAACACGCAACGCGCGATGGTGGTCGGCGCTATCGCCGGGCTGATCTCGCGGCGACCGGTGGTGTGGCATCTGCGCGACATCGTCAGCCCGGAGCATTTCGGCAAGACCCAGCTCACCATCATCAAGTGGTGCACGAAGCTCATGCTGGATCGCGTGATCGCGAACTCGACGGCATCCGCCGTTGCGCTCACCGCGTTGACGCGCATGAAAGAGGAACGGCTGGACGTGGTGTTCAACGGTATTTCAGCCGAGCCGTTCACCGAGCTGGAATCTGTCGCTCAGCACGAGTTGCGGGCGCGCTTCGGCTTGCCGCAGGATGCGTTCCTCGTGGGCTCGTTCAGCCGGCTCGCGCGCTGGAAGGGGCAGCACATCCTGCTCGAGGCGCTGCTGGAGGCGCCCGAGATGCATGCCGTGCTGGTAGGGGCAGCGCTTTTCGGCGAGGACGCCTACGAGGCGGAATTGCGTGCCTACGTGCTTGAACATGGTCTGGCTGACCGCGTGCATTTTCTGGGCTTCCAGAACGATATTGCGGCATGCATGAAAGCGGTCGATGTTGTCGCGCACACGTCCATCAGCCCGGAGCCGTTCGGCCGCGTGATTATTGAAGGCATGCTGGCGAAGCGGCCGATCGTGGCGGCGCGGGCGGGCGGTGTGACGGACATCGTGGAAGATCGCGAGAACGGCATTCTCTGTACGCCCGGCGACGTCCACGCGCTCGCGGGCGCGCTGGGCGAGCTATCGTCCGATGCCGGTTTGCGCAACCGGCTGGTCGAGCAGGGTTATGCGAATGCGATCAACCGCTTCGGTACCGAAAGGTATGTGGAGAGCGTTCAAAAGATTCTCTCCGATGTCGCCGGGAAGTCGCGATTGAAACGAAGCTAG
- a CDS encoding oligosaccharide flippase family protein has protein sequence MEKSMVKNMAINFSGLVLPTFVSLITVPAYIHLVGVERYGVISLVWTLIGYFGILDLGMGMAAQHAISKAHAANDPEARSRVFWSAIWLNLGTGIIGGVLIYFGAFAYTAYVAHSSPAMQREVYHALPWLALAIPIANVSWVCAGAINGVERFGIYNTNQTIGTFLFQLLPLAAAWKIAPNLQTVLAAAVVARVLAVILLARASFKVLDIKRIEWPQLGVAGGLFKFGGWMLVATISSMITDSLDRILLGANLGARFVTYYTVPQNLVTRLNMLPNSLVRTLFPRLSAVKREHADAMVQQSLEFLNGVFTPIALFVMLVLAPFLHVWVGQEIAIASAPVGRILIIGVWLVGQASVTRIMIQSQINPATAARIGVVQLPFFVTALWFGIAHFGPIGAAGVVVLRSLADYGLLLWISRIHARPIAADMLMHLAFLVAGLGVAFVIDPIEYPLQSIAAAFVIAGLNFCCSLLTRPALRSMARSFVHELNVRLKRRVKSTV, from the coding sequence ATGGAAAAATCGATGGTGAAGAACATGGCGATTAACTTTTCGGGACTGGTATTGCCTACCTTTGTCTCGTTGATCACCGTGCCCGCATACATCCATCTCGTCGGCGTTGAACGCTACGGCGTGATCAGCCTCGTCTGGACCCTCATCGGCTACTTCGGCATTCTCGATCTCGGCATGGGCATGGCCGCTCAACACGCGATTTCAAAGGCCCACGCCGCCAATGACCCCGAAGCCCGTTCACGCGTGTTCTGGAGCGCCATCTGGCTCAACCTCGGTACCGGCATCATCGGCGGCGTCCTGATCTACTTCGGCGCGTTCGCCTACACCGCCTACGTCGCACACTCCTCCCCGGCCATGCAACGCGAGGTCTACCACGCGCTCCCGTGGCTCGCCCTGGCCATCCCCATCGCCAACGTGTCATGGGTCTGCGCCGGTGCAATCAACGGCGTCGAACGCTTCGGTATCTACAACACCAATCAAACGATTGGCACTTTCCTGTTTCAGTTGCTGCCGCTAGCCGCCGCCTGGAAAATTGCGCCGAACCTGCAAACCGTACTCGCCGCCGCCGTCGTCGCACGCGTCCTCGCCGTCATACTCCTCGCACGAGCAAGCTTCAAGGTGCTCGACATCAAACGCATCGAATGGCCGCAGCTAGGCGTAGCCGGCGGCTTGTTCAAGTTCGGCGGCTGGATGCTGGTCGCGACCATCTCCAGCATGATCACGGACTCCCTCGACCGCATTCTCCTGGGAGCCAATCTTGGCGCGCGTTTCGTCACGTACTACACCGTCCCGCAGAACCTCGTCACGCGCCTGAACATGCTGCCGAACTCACTCGTTCGCACCTTGTTCCCGCGCTTGTCCGCCGTTAAACGCGAACACGCCGATGCCATGGTCCAGCAGTCACTTGAATTCCTCAACGGTGTATTCACCCCGATCGCGCTCTTCGTCATGCTCGTGCTCGCGCCCTTCCTGCATGTTTGGGTAGGGCAAGAAATCGCGATCGCCAGCGCGCCAGTGGGCCGGATCCTGATCATCGGCGTGTGGCTCGTCGGACAAGCCAGCGTCACGCGCATCATGATCCAGTCGCAGATCAATCCCGCCACGGCGGCGCGTATCGGCGTGGTGCAACTGCCGTTCTTCGTGACGGCGCTGTGGTTCGGCATCGCGCACTTCGGTCCTATCGGCGCGGCCGGCGTGGTCGTGCTGCGTTCGCTCGCCGACTATGGCCTGCTGCTGTGGATTTCCCGTATCCACGCCCGGCCTATTGCCGCCGACATGCTGATGCATCTCGCGTTTCTCGTCGCGGGCCTGGGCGTGGCGTTTGTCATCGATCCGATCGAGTACCCGCTGCAATCAATAGCCGCGGCGTTTGTCATCGCTGGCCTTAATTTTTGCTGCTCCCTTCTCACGCGGCCCGCGTTGCGCTCCATGGCGCGCAGCTTCGTCCACGAATTGAATGTGCGCCTCAAACGGCGCGTGAAATCTACGGTTTAA
- the galU gene encoding UTP--glucose-1-phosphate uridylyltransferase GalU, translated as MLKVTKAVFPVAGLGTRFLPATKASPKEMLPVVDKPLIQYAVEEAIAAGITEMIFVTGRSKRAIEDHFDKSYEIEAELEARGKEALLEVVRNIKPANVDCFYVRQPTALGLGHAVLCAEKLIGENPFAVILADDLLHSEEPVMKQLVDVFNHYHSSVIGVERISRIDSASYGVIEGREWEEDIIKLSGIVEKPQPALAPSNLGVVGRYVFMPGIFTHLRNTRPGSGGEIQLTDAIASLLTVEQVLAYRYYGTRFDCGSKLGYLKATVQLALQHPEVREDFEAYLRECLPAMFPAEVVEQAEAIEPF; from the coding sequence ATGTTGAAAGTCACCAAAGCCGTATTTCCTGTCGCGGGACTTGGCACCCGTTTCCTTCCCGCGACAAAAGCGAGCCCGAAGGAAATGCTGCCTGTCGTCGATAAACCGCTGATCCAGTACGCGGTCGAAGAGGCCATAGCGGCGGGAATCACGGAAATGATATTCGTGACGGGCCGAAGTAAACGAGCGATTGAAGACCACTTCGACAAATCCTACGAGATCGAGGCGGAACTCGAAGCGCGCGGCAAGGAGGCGTTGCTCGAGGTCGTGCGCAACATCAAGCCCGCGAATGTGGACTGCTTTTACGTGCGCCAGCCGACCGCGCTCGGGCTCGGCCACGCGGTGCTATGCGCCGAAAAGTTGATTGGCGAGAATCCGTTCGCCGTGATCCTTGCCGACGACCTGCTTCACAGCGAGGAGCCGGTCATGAAGCAACTGGTCGATGTGTTCAATCATTACCATAGCTCGGTCATTGGGGTGGAGCGGATCAGCCGCATCGATAGCGCGTCCTATGGCGTGATTGAAGGGCGCGAGTGGGAAGAGGACATCATCAAGCTGTCGGGCATCGTGGAGAAGCCGCAGCCGGCTTTGGCGCCGTCGAACCTGGGGGTGGTGGGGCGCTATGTGTTCATGCCGGGAATTTTCACGCATCTACGCAATACAAGGCCCGGCAGTGGCGGCGAGATTCAATTGACTGATGCGATTGCGTCGTTGCTGACGGTCGAGCAGGTGCTCGCCTACCGGTATTACGGCACCCGTTTTGATTGCGGCAGCAAGCTCGGCTATTTGAAGGCGACGGTGCAGCTTGCGTTGCAGCACCCCGAAGTGCGTGAAGACTTCGAGGCCTATTTGCGTGAGTGTCTGCCCGCGATGTTCCCTGCGGAAGTGGTCGAGCAAGCTGAGGCGATTGAGCCTTTCTAG
- a CDS encoding aconitase X catalytic domain-containing protein — protein MLQLSERDAAMLNGDAGSGVALAMRIVTRTANVMGAGRLIDITSAHIDGCLYHGAASLDFVERFVESETRVAVPTTLNVGSLDLIHPELYQGEQSTQRAAERLMKAHIELGCESSFTCAPYQLEHRPKLGDQIAWAESNAIVFANSVLGARTSRYGDFLDLAAAITGRAPYAGLHVTENRAARILIRVADFAALPGRDVFFAALGFVLGKVAGASVAAIDGLPPDTSEDELKALGAAAASSGAVGLFHGIGITPEAQTLDAAFQGKQPTRVIDVSLDQLRAVRRHLNHAQPGDALVAVSLGTPHFSVSEFEQLAALFATFSGPLACDFYVNTSRFVLWQLESTGIADTLASRGVQIVLDTCTYITPVMKKMSGMVMTNSGKWALYAPANIGVRVAYGSMNECVRSAFTGKVCFDEPTSQF, from the coding sequence ATGTTGCAGCTCAGTGAGCGAGACGCCGCAATGCTGAATGGCGACGCGGGCAGCGGTGTCGCACTGGCCATGAGGATCGTCACGCGCACGGCGAACGTGATGGGCGCCGGCAGGTTGATCGATATAACGTCGGCGCACATAGACGGTTGTCTTTATCACGGCGCGGCAAGCCTGGACTTCGTCGAACGATTCGTCGAGAGTGAAACACGGGTAGCGGTGCCCACGACGCTGAACGTCGGCTCTCTCGACTTGATCCATCCCGAGCTGTATCAGGGAGAGCAAAGCACTCAGCGCGCCGCCGAGCGGCTCATGAAAGCCCACATCGAACTGGGATGCGAGTCGAGCTTTACGTGCGCGCCCTACCAGCTCGAGCATCGCCCCAAGCTTGGGGACCAGATAGCCTGGGCGGAATCCAACGCCATCGTATTCGCGAATTCGGTCCTGGGCGCCCGCACCAGCCGATACGGCGACTTCCTCGATCTGGCGGCTGCGATCACGGGCCGAGCACCCTACGCCGGCTTGCATGTCACCGAAAATCGGGCGGCCCGGATCCTGATCCGGGTTGCCGATTTCGCCGCGCTTCCTGGCCGCGATGTGTTCTTCGCGGCGCTCGGCTTCGTGCTTGGCAAAGTCGCGGGCGCGAGCGTGGCGGCCATCGACGGTCTGCCGCCCGATACCAGCGAGGACGAGCTGAAGGCGCTTGGAGCAGCGGCGGCTTCGAGCGGCGCGGTGGGGCTTTTTCATGGCATCGGCATCACGCCGGAAGCGCAGACGCTCGACGCAGCGTTTCAGGGAAAGCAGCCCACTCGGGTAATCGATGTTTCGCTGGATCAGCTTCGCGCCGTTCGCCGGCATCTCAATCATGCGCAGCCCGGTGATGCGTTGGTTGCTGTCAGCCTTGGAACGCCGCATTTTTCCGTCAGCGAATTCGAGCAGCTTGCCGCCTTGTTCGCAACGTTCTCCGGTCCGCTCGCGTGCGACTTCTATGTGAACACCAGCCGGTTCGTATTGTGGCAACTCGAGTCGACGGGCATAGCGGATACGCTTGCGTCCAGAGGCGTGCAGATCGTCCTCGATACCTGTACCTACATAACGCCCGTCATGAAAAAGATGAGCGGTATGGTCATGACGAACTCGGGCAAGTGGGCACTTTACGCACCCGCGAATATTGGCGTGCGAGTGGCCTATGGAAGCATGAACGAATGCGTGCGCTCCGCTTTCACGGGAAAGGTTTGCTTCGATGAACCCACAAGCCAGTTTTAA
- a CDS encoding aconitase X swivel domain-containing protein — protein MNPQASFKAEALTSGFARAPGVFIEPLSFWGGYDAETGTIVDQSHPAFGQRLAGVILLMPRAKGSSSSSSVLAEAIRNKTGPAGIVLCERDLIIAIGVIVANELYASQVPLVLVSNEEFEQLCKAGGVIQIDARSGKEAARVTIESSPVL, from the coding sequence ATGAACCCACAAGCCAGTTTTAAAGCCGAGGCCCTCACGAGCGGATTCGCGCGGGCGCCCGGCGTCTTTATTGAGCCGCTGAGTTTCTGGGGCGGGTACGACGCTGAGACGGGGACCATTGTCGATCAATCGCATCCGGCCTTCGGCCAGCGCCTTGCCGGTGTGATCCTGCTAATGCCGAGAGCAAAGGGGTCGAGCTCCAGCAGCAGCGTGCTTGCCGAAGCCATACGCAACAAAACCGGACCCGCGGGCATTGTGTTATGCGAGCGGGACCTGATCATTGCCATTGGCGTGATCGTCGCGAACGAACTCTATGCATCACAGGTCCCGCTCGTGCTCGTGAGCAACGAGGAATTCGAACAGCTATGCAAAGCCGGCGGCGTCATCCAGATAGACGCGCGATCAGGCAAAGAAGCAGCGCGGGTAACGATCGAGAGTTCTCCTGTGCTTTAG
- a CDS encoding phosphatase PAP2 family protein, with protein MTSTTVLSLITNFGDAGLTVPVAAGCALWLSTSDKREALVWLGTLVGALALVGVNKILYAGCGIELRSIDFRVISGHTMLTSAVWGVTFGLLAGSRGVRWYRLGAAAGLALGALIGFCRVVQDAHTPIEVVAGWFLGGGIALYFLRRFFKQPRKMPGSIFAGLGLLAVSTIAYGHHAPIQQMLVAYSPWLCRWFDF; from the coding sequence ATGACGAGTACGACTGTTTTGAGTTTGATCACCAATTTCGGTGATGCGGGTTTGACCGTTCCCGTGGCAGCCGGGTGTGCGTTGTGGCTAAGCACGAGTGACAAGCGCGAAGCGCTGGTTTGGTTGGGTACGCTGGTGGGCGCGTTGGCGTTGGTCGGGGTGAACAAGATTCTGTACGCGGGCTGTGGCATCGAGCTTCGTTCGATCGACTTCCGCGTGATCAGCGGCCACACCATGCTGACATCGGCGGTGTGGGGCGTGACGTTCGGTTTGCTGGCCGGCAGCAGAGGCGTGAGGTGGTACAGATTAGGCGCCGCGGCCGGCTTGGCACTGGGCGCACTGATCGGCTTTTGCCGGGTCGTGCAGGACGCACATACACCCATTGAAGTGGTGGCTGGCTGGTTCCTGGGCGGCGGTATCGCGTTGTATTTCCTGCGACGCTTCTTCAAACAGCCGCGCAAGATGCCGGGGTCGATCTTTGCCGGGCTGGGTCTGCTTGCGGTGTCGACGATTGCCTATGGGCATCACGCGCCGATTCAGCAAATGCTCGTCGCCTACTCACCGTGGTTATGCCGGTGGTTTGATTTCTGA
- the galU gene encoding UTP--glucose-1-phosphate uridylyltransferase GalU: MLKVRKAVFPVAGLGTRFLPATKASPKEMLPIVDKPLIQYAVEEAVAAGITEMIFVTGRGKRAIEDHFDKSYEIEAELEARGKRALLELVRSIKPSHVNCVYVRQAEPLGLGHAVLCAEKLIDNEPFAVMLADDLLDGKPPVMAQMVEVFNRYHSSVLGVEEIDPRESGSYGVIEGRQWDDGLVKIAGVVEKPEPALAPSNLGVVGRYVLMPRIFEHLRTQKPGAGGEIQLTDAIQALLAHEQVLAYRYKGKRFDCGSKLGYLKATVEFALRHPEVAGPFEAYLQAFLAGLKPAPETHEEPLDEAPELIG; encoded by the coding sequence ATGCTCAAGGTACGCAAGGCGGTGTTTCCCGTCGCAGGACTCGGTACGCGCTTTCTTCCTGCAACCAAGGCAAGTCCGAAGGAAATGCTGCCCATCGTCGACAAACCACTGATCCAGTATGCGGTGGAAGAGGCGGTCGCGGCGGGCATCACGGAAATGATCTTCGTCACGGGCCGGGGCAAACGCGCGATCGAGGACCACTTCGATAAATCATACGAAATTGAAGCCGAGCTCGAGGCACGCGGAAAACGTGCGCTGCTTGAACTGGTACGCAGCATCAAACCGTCCCACGTCAACTGTGTCTATGTGCGTCAGGCGGAGCCGCTCGGACTCGGCCACGCAGTGCTGTGCGCGGAAAAGCTGATCGACAACGAGCCGTTCGCCGTCATGCTCGCCGACGATCTGCTGGACGGCAAGCCGCCCGTGATGGCGCAGATGGTCGAGGTCTTCAACCGCTATCACTCGTCGGTACTGGGCGTGGAGGAGATCGATCCGCGCGAGTCCGGGTCGTATGGCGTGATTGAGGGCCGGCAGTGGGATGACGGGCTCGTCAAGATCGCAGGTGTGGTGGAGAAGCCGGAGCCGGCGTTGGCCCCATCCAACCTTGGCGTGGTCGGACGCTATGTGCTGATGCCGCGCATCTTCGAGCATTTGCGCACGCAGAAGCCGGGCGCGGGCGGCGAGATCCAGTTGACCGATGCGATCCAGGCGTTGCTTGCACATGAACAGGTGCTCGCTTACCGCTACAAGGGCAAGCGCTTCGATTGCGGCAGCAAGCTGGGTTATCTGAAGGCGACCGTGGAGTTCGCGTTGCGTCATCCGGAAGTGGCCGGTCCGTTCGAAGCCTACTTGCAAGCGTTTCTCGCGGGCCTCAAACCCGCGCCCGAGACGCACGAGGAGCCGCTTGATGAGGCGCCGGAACTGATCGGCTGA
- a CDS encoding GlxA family transcriptional regulator gives MGHVNGMSRLQIVRLPSADSAPASDASRSNRHESRHETASGAAHESGPGSAHEAMQEAMHEATQEGKTAPKRIGILIFEDFSLVEVSSISEVFSLANDISTLSDSAAVKSGAPPDYALLFLSSDGGSVASSCSMRIWTESLDTRWMSECDALFIAGGEGAQQAKLDTALLRRLSRVAPKISFVKAIGEGSQILAAANLSLQNRAPDFEDPAAASALTSSLFIAEQTLTLDDPKGPIAAALSIIKRDYGPAVAREVSERSIPGAWPKLSAVLDDTDVGGVRQKIDAAARWMRENYIRPISIADAARVAAMSERNFLRRFKAQIGLTPSEYLLRARLDASCMLLAATDLPVDKIARRCGAGSGDGLAKIFRKRLSISPTEYRLAGRRKAAEE, from the coding sequence ATGGGACACGTCAATGGCATGAGCCGGCTGCAAATCGTGCGATTGCCGAGTGCTGACTCTGCGCCGGCGTCCGATGCGTCCCGCTCGAACCGCCATGAATCCAGGCACGAAACCGCATCCGGAGCCGCGCACGAATCAGGACCCGGTTCAGCACACGAAGCGATGCAAGAAGCCATGCACGAAGCGACACAGGAAGGCAAGACCGCACCGAAGCGGATCGGCATACTGATCTTCGAAGACTTCTCGCTGGTCGAGGTAAGTTCGATATCAGAGGTGTTTTCGCTCGCCAACGACATATCCACGTTGTCCGATTCCGCCGCCGTCAAGTCGGGCGCACCACCGGATTATGCGTTGCTGTTCTTGTCCAGCGATGGCGGCAGCGTTGCCAGCAGTTGTTCGATGCGCATCTGGACCGAGAGTCTGGACACACGCTGGATGAGCGAGTGCGACGCCCTCTTCATTGCTGGCGGCGAAGGCGCGCAGCAAGCGAAACTGGATACGGCGTTACTCAGGCGGCTAAGCCGGGTCGCACCAAAGATATCGTTTGTAAAGGCCATTGGCGAAGGGTCGCAGATCCTCGCGGCGGCGAACCTTTCATTGCAGAACCGGGCGCCCGACTTTGAAGACCCGGCGGCGGCATCCGCGTTGACGAGTTCGCTGTTCATCGCTGAGCAGACACTGACGCTCGATGACCCCAAGGGTCCAATCGCAGCCGCCCTCTCCATCATCAAGCGCGATTACGGCCCGGCGGTGGCGCGTGAAGTATCGGAGCGTTCCATTCCAGGTGCGTGGCCGAAGCTGTCCGCCGTGCTCGACGACACAGACGTAGGCGGAGTGCGACAAAAGATTGACGCAGCGGCGCGGTGGATGCGTGAAAACTACATCCGGCCGATTTCGATTGCGGATGCCGCGCGCGTGGCGGCCATGAGCGAGCGCAATTTCCTGCGCCGCTTCAAGGCGCAGATCGGGTTGACGCCGTCGGAGTATTTGTTGCGGGCGCGACTGGATGCCAGTTGCATGCTGCTCGCCGCGACCGACCTTCCCGTCGATAAGATTGCGCGTCGATGCGGCGCCGGCAGCGGCGATGGACTGGCGAAGATATTCCGCAAGCGCCTGTCCATTTCACCGACCGAATACCGGCTGGCCGGACGCAGGAAAGCCGCGGAGGAATGA
- a CDS encoding acyltransferase, whose amino-acid sequence MSDSSLLDPAGSALQLPIERAAAVSIDDRDVAINAWRGFAALLVAYFHCRQITWIGIQQFHRTGARFDLNTLFSYLTFPIAWGSAGVPIFFVISGYCIHRGTARKLLANPAAHFNTGNFLMRRFARIYPVLLAALVLTYVLDTFSHGFTPVSPKIGTADLHLFIVNLLSLQGVAGGTFGSNGALWTLSLEVQFYLVYPLLIALRRRIGMKSVLVCVGIVNVISALVFERHEIVLFASYWFSWTLGAWIAEAKAAPDARKMPNGSMKLKIAAAVVALLGCGAFKFGQYLAFQFWALAFALYLFQALDKPMRNSLPVRGFSWLGEFSFSLYIVHIPILILLGSVLFHSALQTTIWASFAFMAVPIAVAYVFYMLVERPAMNWSASLKRRQSAAA is encoded by the coding sequence ATGAGCGATTCGTCCCTGCTCGATCCGGCCGGTTCCGCCCTGCAGTTACCGATCGAACGCGCAGCCGCTGTCAGCATCGACGACCGCGATGTGGCCATCAACGCGTGGCGTGGTTTTGCGGCATTGCTGGTCGCTTATTTTCACTGCCGCCAGATCACCTGGATCGGCATACAGCAATTCCACAGGACCGGGGCCAGGTTCGACCTCAACACGCTCTTCAGCTATCTCACGTTCCCCATTGCCTGGGGTTCGGCCGGTGTGCCGATCTTCTTCGTGATCAGCGGGTACTGTATTCATCGCGGAACGGCGCGCAAGCTGCTAGCGAATCCCGCCGCTCACTTCAATACCGGCAACTTCCTCATGCGCCGTTTCGCGCGTATTTATCCCGTACTGCTTGCCGCGCTGGTGCTGACGTACGTGCTGGATACGTTCAGCCACGGCTTCACGCCGGTCAGCCCCAAGATTGGCACGGCGGATCTGCATTTGTTCATTGTCAACCTGCTTTCGCTGCAGGGCGTAGCTGGCGGTACATTCGGGTCGAACGGCGCGTTGTGGACGCTGTCGCTCGAAGTGCAGTTCTATCTTGTGTATCCGTTGCTGATTGCATTGCGCCGACGGATCGGGATGAAGTCGGTGCTGGTTTGCGTTGGCATCGTCAATGTGATTTCGGCGTTGGTATTTGAGCGTCACGAGATTGTGCTGTTCGCGTCGTACTGGTTCTCATGGACGCTCGGCGCGTGGATCGCCGAGGCGAAGGCCGCGCCCGATGCGCGCAAGATGCCCAACGGGTCGATGAAGCTGAAGATCGCCGCGGCTGTGGTGGCCTTGCTTGGCTGCGGCGCGTTCAAGTTCGGGCAATACCTGGCGTTCCAGTTCTGGGCGCTGGCGTTCGCGCTGTATCTGTTCCAGGCACTCGATAAACCCATGCGCAACTCGTTGCCGGTAAGGGGTTTCTCGTGGCTTGGCGAGTTCAGCTTTTCACTGTATATCGTGCATATTCCGATCCTGATCCTGCTCGGATCGGTGCTGTTTCACTCTGCGCTGCAAACGACTATCTGGGCGTCGTTCGCCTTCATGGCTGTGCCGATTGCGGTGGCTTATGTGTTCTACATGCTGGTCGAGCGCCCCGCGATGAACTGGTCCGCCAGTCTCAAGCGACGCCAGTCGGCCGCTGCTTAA